In a genomic window of Flavobacterium sp. KACC 22761:
- the ggt gene encoding gamma-glutamyltransferase has translation MKKISLLFFFISICGFSQQAVHPTGFIASKAMVVSAREEASKIGAEIMKKGGNAFDAMVATELALAVAYPYAGNLGGGGFMVYRKANGEVGSLDYREKAPLAASKNMFLDKDGNVIKGKSTETALAIGVPGTIAGVFAVHKKLGSLPMSEILKPVIALAERGVIVTKKQQKQLENYHDAIVKANGPNTLMAKEFKENDTIKYPALANTLKRILKNGRDEFYKGKTAQILVDYLKKKGGIVTLKDLALYEAKWRKPLQFDYKDLKITSMAPPSSGGICLAQIMKMVAPFYLSKMGHNSEQSIQVIVEAERRAYADRSQFLGDPDFVKIPIAGLLSDSYLKERMSNFDSEKATLSSDIKEGKVTYSESTETTHYSIVDAQGNAVAATTTINDGFGSKYYCDELGFFLNNEMDDFSAKPGSPNMFGLVGNEANSIAPQKRMLSSMTPTIVEKNGKLYMVVGSPGGSTIITSVLQTILNVYEYNLSMQEAVNAPRFHHQWLPDLITFEPKAFSDKTLSSLKAKGYLINENTTPVIGKVDAILVLPDNTLEGGADFRGDDKAAGF, from the coding sequence ATGAAAAAAATTTCGCTTTTATTCTTTTTTATATCCATTTGCGGCTTTAGTCAGCAAGCAGTTCATCCAACCGGTTTTATAGCCTCAAAAGCGATGGTAGTTTCGGCTCGAGAGGAAGCTTCAAAAATTGGTGCCGAAATTATGAAAAAAGGTGGAAACGCATTTGACGCAATGGTCGCTACAGAACTTGCATTAGCAGTTGCGTATCCATACGCGGGAAATCTTGGCGGTGGCGGATTTATGGTTTACAGAAAAGCAAATGGCGAAGTAGGAAGTTTGGATTATCGAGAAAAAGCACCTTTGGCCGCTTCAAAAAATATGTTTTTGGACAAAGATGGAAATGTCATAAAAGGAAAAAGCACAGAAACGGCTTTGGCAATTGGTGTTCCGGGAACTATTGCCGGAGTTTTTGCAGTTCATAAAAAATTAGGATCATTGCCAATGTCTGAAATTTTAAAACCTGTAATTGCACTTGCTGAAAGAGGTGTTATTGTAACCAAAAAACAGCAAAAACAACTGGAAAATTATCATGATGCAATTGTAAAAGCAAATGGTCCAAATACACTTATGGCCAAAGAATTCAAAGAAAATGACACTATTAAATATCCTGCTCTAGCCAATACTTTGAAAAGAATTTTGAAAAATGGAAGAGATGAATTTTACAAAGGCAAAACTGCTCAAATTTTAGTGGATTATTTAAAGAAAAAAGGCGGTATTGTAACCTTAAAAGATTTGGCGCTTTATGAAGCAAAATGGAGAAAACCGCTTCAATTTGATTATAAAGATTTAAAAATAACTTCAATGGCGCCTCCAAGCAGTGGCGGAATCTGTCTGGCACAAATCATGAAAATGGTTGCGCCATTTTATCTTTCAAAAATGGGACATAATTCCGAACAATCCATCCAAGTTATTGTCGAAGCCGAAAGAAGAGCTTATGCTGATAGAAGTCAGTTTTTAGGCGATCCTGATTTTGTTAAAATTCCGATTGCTGGTCTTTTGTCTGATAGCTATTTAAAAGAAAGAATGTCAAATTTTGATTCAGAGAAAGCGACTTTATCATCTGATATAAAAGAAGGAAAAGTGACTTATAGCGAAAGTACCGAAACCACCCATTACTCGATTGTTGATGCACAAGGCAATGCTGTTGCGGCCACAACAACAATCAACGACGGATTTGGGTCAAAATATTACTGTGATGAATTGGGCTTTTTCTTAAACAATGAAATGGACGATTTTAGTGCAAAACCAGGATCTCCAAATATGTTTGGATTGGTTGGAAACGAAGCCAACAGCATTGCGCCACAAAAAAGAATGCTTAGCTCTATGACGCCAACGATTGTCGAAAAAAATGGAAAACTTTACATGGTTGTTGGCTCGCCGGGTGGCTCTACAATTATCACATCTGTATTGCAGACAATTTTAAATGTTTACGAATACAATTTGAGCATGCAGGAAGCGGTAAATGCACCTCGTTTTCATCATCAATGGTTGCCTGATTTGATTACTTTTGAGCCTAAAGCTTTTAGTGACAAAACATTATCAAGTTTAAAAGCAAAAGGATATTTGATTAACGAAAACACAACGCCAGTAATTGGAAAAGTAGACGCGATCTTGGTTCTTCCTGATAATACTCTTGAAGGAGGTGCCGATTTTAGGGGTGATGACAAAGCTGCAGGATTTTAA